From the Flavimarina sp. Hel_I_48 genome, one window contains:
- a CDS encoding GNAT family N-acyltransferase codes for MGLVTAKEVAHAMKVDKLGFVGTFMGWAMMRILKISKANEVYDRNKHLSDLEFLDAILDEFQVRFEIPEEDLKRLPKDGAYITISNHPLGGIDGILLLKFMVEQRPDFKIMGNFLLHRIEPLKPYVMAVNPFEERKDVKSSIGGFKQALSHLRSGSPLGIFPAGEVSTLKDEELVIDRPWEEAAMKLIKKAELPVVPIYFHGKNSRFFYRLSQLSDTLRTAKLPSELLTQKNRVIKVRIGNPINVKAQQEHENIADFTEFLRRKTYMLARTFEKKSLLSTLPRSLKVSREPQKIAKSVDANWIEKEVNQLRDNNRRLTHSKNFEVFLAPANDIPNILKELGRLREITFRAVGEGTNEPSDLDRYDAHYHHLFLWDQEAKTIAGAYRMGMGSQILPEFGIDGFYTQSLFRFEPELHKMMGESIEMGRAFVIKEYQQKPMPLFLLWKGIIHTTLRYPEHKFLIGGVTISNQFSNFSKSLMIEFMRSHYYDPYIAQYIRPKKEFKVKLKDADKEFVFDEAEADLNKLDKLIEEMETGNLRVPVLIKKYIKQNAKVVAFNVDPLFNDAIDGLMYIRIADLPESTVKPVLEEFQKELEKKMEER; via the coding sequence ATGGGATTAGTAACAGCAAAGGAAGTCGCGCATGCCATGAAGGTTGATAAATTAGGCTTTGTGGGTACATTCATGGGTTGGGCCATGATGCGTATCTTGAAAATATCAAAGGCCAATGAGGTTTATGACCGCAATAAGCATCTAAGTGACCTGGAGTTTCTGGATGCTATCCTGGATGAATTTCAGGTGCGTTTTGAAATTCCCGAAGAAGATCTTAAACGCCTTCCCAAAGATGGCGCATACATAACCATAAGCAATCACCCCCTGGGAGGTATTGATGGTATTTTATTGCTGAAATTCATGGTGGAGCAGCGGCCTGATTTTAAGATCATGGGCAACTTTTTACTGCATCGCATCGAGCCATTAAAACCATATGTCATGGCGGTAAATCCTTTTGAGGAGCGCAAAGATGTAAAATCAAGCATAGGCGGTTTTAAACAGGCACTTTCCCATCTAAGGAGCGGTTCTCCTTTGGGCATTTTTCCGGCGGGCGAAGTTTCTACTTTAAAGGATGAAGAACTTGTCATTGACAGACCCTGGGAAGAAGCCGCAATGAAATTGATCAAAAAAGCCGAATTACCGGTGGTTCCCATCTATTTTCACGGCAAAAACAGTCGGTTTTTTTACAGGCTTTCACAGTTGAGCGATACGCTGCGTACCGCGAAGCTCCCTTCGGAACTGCTTACGCAGAAAAACCGTGTGATCAAGGTGCGCATAGGGAACCCCATCAATGTCAAGGCACAACAGGAGCATGAAAATATAGCAGATTTCACAGAATTTTTGCGTCGTAAAACGTACATGCTTGCACGTACATTTGAAAAGAAAAGTTTGCTTAGTACTTTGCCCCGTTCTTTAAAAGTATCCCGCGAACCGCAGAAAATTGCAAAATCAGTTGACGCGAATTGGATAGAAAAAGAGGTAAACCAGCTTCGGGACAATAACCGCAGGCTTACCCATTCTAAAAACTTTGAGGTTTTTCTGGCGCCAGCCAATGATATACCAAACATTCTGAAGGAACTGGGAAGATTGCGAGAAATCACCTTTAGGGCCGTGGGAGAGGGAACTAATGAACCCAGCGATCTGGATCGTTATGATGCCCATTATCATCATTTATTCCTTTGGGATCAGGAAGCAAAAACCATTGCCGGCGCATACAGAATGGGAATGGGCTCGCAGATACTACCTGAGTTTGGGATAGATGGTTTTTATACACAAAGCCTGTTTCGGTTTGAGCCGGAACTCCATAAAATGATGGGCGAGAGCATTGAGATGGGACGCGCTTTTGTGATCAAGGAATATCAGCAAAAACCCATGCCTTTATTTTTACTGTGGAAAGGTATTATTCATACCACGTTGCGCTATCCTGAACACAAGTTTCTGATAGGCGGGGTTACGATAAGCAATCAGTTTTCAAACTTTTCAAAATCGCTGATGATCGAATTTATGCGGTCACACTACTACGATCCCTATATCGCGCAATATATTAGGCCGAAAAAGGAATTCAAGGTAAAATTAAAAGATGCAGATAAGGAATTTGTCTTTGATGAAGCCGAAGCCGATCTTAACAAGCTGGACAAACTTATTGAAGAAATGGAAACCGGAAATCTACGCGTGCCGGTGCTCATTAAAAAATACATTAAGCAAAACGCAAAAGTGGTTGCCTTTAATGTTGATCCTTTGTTTAACGATGCGATTGACGGACTCATGTACATTCGTATCGCTGATCTGCCAGAAAGCACTGTAAAACCAGTCCTTGAAGAATTTCAGAAGGAACTGGAAAAGAAAATGGAAGAGCGCTAA
- a CDS encoding acyl-CoA thioesterase: MNAKAFQLKVTVPESAIDGMDHVNNVKYLQWVQDVAEAHWQDNSDAEMLEKYAWVALEHTIKYHAPAFLDDEIIVETWVEKFEGVRSIRRTKIFRPKDDKILATAITQWCLLSMPKGRPMRVPAAFTEIYERANQ; encoded by the coding sequence ATGAACGCAAAAGCATTTCAATTAAAAGTCACGGTACCAGAAAGTGCCATAGATGGTATGGACCATGTAAACAATGTAAAATATTTACAATGGGTACAGGACGTTGCCGAAGCCCACTGGCAGGACAATTCTGATGCAGAAATGCTTGAAAAATATGCATGGGTCGCGCTAGAACATACCATAAAATACCACGCTCCGGCATTCCTGGATGATGAAATAATCGTTGAAACCTGGGTAGAAAAGTTTGAGGGTGTGCGCTCCATTAGACGTACCAAAATCTTTAGGCCAAAAGACGACAAAATCCTTGCTACGGCAATCACGCAATGGTGTTTATTGAGCATGCCAAAAGGCCGACCTATGCGCGTGCCGGCAGCATTTACCGAAATTTATGAACGTGCCAACCAGTAA
- a CDS encoding 2-hydroxyacid dehydrogenase yields the protein MFTILHIDNNHPLMLDQLKKAGFKNEEDYTSSKEEIEEKIADYQGVVIRSRFKIDKTFLDKATNLKFIARVGAGLESIDEPYAAEKGVLLIAAPEGNRNAVGEQALGMLLSLFNNLNQADAEVREGKWNREANRGLELEGKTVGLIGYGNMGKAFAKKLTGFDCEVLCHDIKDNVGDKNARQVSLQELQEKADVLSLHTPWTPLTDKMIDAKFIHEFTKPFWLINTARGKSVVTTDLVEALKSEKILGAGLDVLEYEKLSFENLFTDTLPEPLQYLVEAKNVLLTPHIAGWTVESKIKLAQTIVDKILANFEVVA from the coding sequence ATGTTCACCATACTTCACATTGATAACAATCATCCCCTAATGCTTGACCAGCTTAAAAAAGCAGGTTTTAAAAACGAAGAAGATTATACTTCTTCAAAAGAGGAAATTGAGGAAAAAATTGCAGACTATCAGGGTGTGGTCATCCGCAGCAGGTTTAAAATCGATAAAACCTTCCTGGATAAAGCGACCAACTTAAAATTTATTGCCCGTGTGGGTGCGGGACTTGAGAGTATTGATGAACCTTATGCAGCCGAAAAAGGCGTACTGCTTATTGCAGCTCCTGAAGGAAACCGAAATGCGGTGGGCGAGCAAGCGCTTGGAATGCTGCTTTCCCTCTTCAACAACCTGAATCAGGCAGATGCGGAAGTACGCGAAGGAAAATGGAACCGTGAAGCGAACCGTGGCCTGGAACTGGAAGGAAAAACCGTGGGCCTTATAGGTTATGGAAATATGGGGAAGGCTTTTGCCAAAAAGCTCACAGGTTTTGATTGTGAAGTGCTTTGCCATGATATCAAAGATAATGTGGGTGATAAAAATGCCAGGCAGGTTTCTTTACAGGAATTGCAGGAAAAAGCTGATGTCCTAAGTCTGCATACGCCATGGACACCGCTTACCGACAAAATGATTGACGCGAAATTCATTCACGAGTTTACAAAGCCTTTTTGGCTTATCAATACGGCACGGGGAAAAAGTGTGGTCACCACAGATCTTGTGGAAGCTTTAAAAAGTGAAAAAATATTGGGTGCCGGACTGGACGTGCTGGAATATGAAAAACTTTCTTTTGAAAACCTCTTTACAGACACTCTGCCAGAACCCTTACAGTATCTGGTTGAAGCTAAAAACGTGCTGCTGACGCCACATATCGCGGGATGGACGGTCGAAAGCAAAATTAAACTCGCGCAGACTATCGTGGATAAAATTCTGGCGAATTTTGAGGTTGTAGCTTAG
- a CDS encoding cupin domain-containing protein, translating into MKTINFSEKLNKFKERWSPHQIAVVDDMQVLLVKIKDEFVWHMHEDEDELFQVIKGTLIMRFRDSEQIVKQGELIVVPKGVEHCPTTKNGEEVHILLFEKLTTKHTGNVTAELTKTQYPKI; encoded by the coding sequence ATGAAAACCATTAATTTTTCAGAAAAACTCAATAAATTTAAAGAGCGTTGGTCACCACATCAAATTGCAGTGGTAGATGATATGCAAGTGCTTCTGGTAAAGATCAAAGATGAATTTGTCTGGCATATGCATGAGGATGAAGATGAACTTTTTCAAGTTATAAAAGGAACACTGATCATGCGTTTCCGCGATAGCGAGCAAATCGTAAAACAGGGAGAGCTTATCGTCGTCCCCAAAGGCGTGGAACATTGTCCCACAACAAAAAATGGAGAAGAAGTACATATTCTCCTCTTCGAAAAACTGACCACAAAACATACCGGCAATGTCACCGCCGAACTTACCAAAACCCAATACCCGAAAATCTAA
- a CDS encoding aspartate kinase, which yields MRVFKFGGASVKDVEGLNNVVRVLQQTGADDLVIVVSAMGKTTNTLEEVVAHYFSKTNSFTDILEGCQEYHFDIINALVLDKKQSLIDKISGFFAEIHTFFDTNTQQNYDYVYDQLVSYGELLSSTIVHAVLEQHGFEVEWLDIRKLLRTDANFREAKIDWHRTEKVILQEIKEGRTYITQGFLGSNEAGQTTTLGREGSDYTAAIIASCVNAESVTIWKDVAGVLNADPRYFDKTMLLSHISYNEAIELAFYGASVIHPKTLQPIQKKGIPLYVKPFLDPAAPGTCIADSSNVMRLPPCFILKKNEILIRLSSRDFSFMLEEHLGEVFHLMARYRVKIDLLQNSAISFSLCVEDRFNKIEELKEELKNRFKVEIIMGVELYTIRHFTTEAIADIETNKNVLVKQVAGNMAQLVVK from the coding sequence ATGAGAGTTTTTAAATTTGGCGGCGCTTCGGTTAAAGATGTTGAAGGGCTTAATAATGTAGTACGCGTACTTCAGCAGACCGGTGCAGACGATTTGGTTATTGTAGTTTCTGCCATGGGCAAGACCACAAATACGCTCGAGGAAGTAGTAGCACATTACTTTAGTAAGACAAATTCGTTTACTGATATTTTAGAAGGTTGCCAGGAATACCATTTCGACATAATTAACGCCCTTGTTCTGGATAAAAAGCAGTCGCTTATTGACAAAATAAGCGGCTTTTTCGCGGAAATCCATACCTTTTTTGACACTAATACCCAGCAAAATTATGATTATGTCTACGATCAGCTAGTTTCTTATGGCGAACTTCTGTCTAGCACGATAGTACATGCGGTTTTAGAACAACATGGTTTTGAAGTAGAGTGGTTGGACATACGCAAACTGTTGCGCACCGATGCTAATTTCCGCGAAGCGAAAATTGACTGGCACCGTACTGAAAAAGTGATACTTCAGGAAATAAAAGAGGGACGTACTTATATTACACAGGGCTTTTTGGGCAGCAATGAGGCAGGGCAAACTACCACCCTGGGACGTGAGGGAAGTGACTATACCGCGGCAATTATAGCGTCGTGCGTCAACGCAGAGAGCGTAACCATCTGGAAGGATGTTGCAGGGGTTCTTAATGCAGATCCCCGGTATTTTGATAAAACCATGCTTTTGAGCCACATTTCATACAATGAAGCGATTGAACTTGCATTTTATGGCGCTTCGGTAATTCATCCCAAGACCTTGCAGCCTATACAGAAAAAAGGGATTCCACTTTATGTGAAGCCCTTTTTAGATCCTGCCGCCCCGGGAACTTGTATTGCAGATAGTAGCAACGTCATGAGGTTGCCTCCCTGTTTTATACTCAAAAAAAACGAGATCCTAATCAGGCTTTCATCGCGTGATTTTTCGTTTATGCTTGAAGAGCACCTGGGTGAGGTTTTTCATCTCATGGCACGCTATCGTGTAAAAATTGACCTGCTTCAGAACTCAGCTATTAGTTTTTCGCTGTGTGTTGAGGACAGGTTTAATAAGATTGAAGAACTCAAGGAAGAGCTTAAAAATCGGTTTAAAGTGGAAATAATAATGGGTGTTGAACTCTATACGATACGCCATTTTACGACGGAGGCCATTGCTGATATTGAGACTAATAAAAATGTTCTGGTAAAACAAGTTGCCGGAAATATGGCACAACTCGTAGTTAAGTAA
- the mgtE gene encoding magnesium transporter, which translates to MAFEITEELIEQLELLIEAGNDPQILELLHEVHHADIAEILDELNTEEATHLVKLLDSSTTSEALMELDEDLREELLSNLTPEEIAEELDELDSDDAVDFLSELSDEIQQQVIDAIEDEDHARHIIEMLRYDENSAGGLMARELVRVRETWTVAGCVRKMRAQAQNVTRVHSVYVVDRREHLIGRLSLKDLLTAEAKSKISDIYIPNVDAVNVHDTGEEVARLMQKYDLEAVPVINDMGVLLGRITIDDIVDFIRDEADKDYQMAAGISEDVEADDTVWELTRARLPWLVLGLVGSLAAVNIMQSFQGALTVHPELFFFTPLVAAVAGNVGVQSSAIIVQGLANDNVTGSPWLRLIKEISIGLINGLALGILVIGFGVIVGFGWLLSCTVAVAMLSVIIVAALVGTFVPIILHMRGVDPAIATGPFITTSNDIFGILIYFSLAKLILGF; encoded by the coding sequence ATGGCTTTTGAAATTACCGAAGAGCTTATCGAGCAATTGGAACTTCTTATTGAAGCTGGGAATGATCCACAGATCCTTGAACTTCTTCATGAAGTGCACCACGCCGATATTGCCGAGATCCTGGATGAACTCAATACTGAGGAGGCCACACATCTCGTAAAATTACTGGACAGCAGCACCACTTCTGAGGCCCTTATGGAACTCGATGAAGATTTAAGGGAAGAACTGCTGAGCAATCTTACCCCAGAAGAAATAGCGGAAGAGCTTGATGAACTGGACTCTGATGACGCGGTGGATTTTCTTTCTGAACTGAGCGACGAGATTCAACAACAGGTAATTGATGCCATTGAAGATGAAGACCACGCGCGCCATATTATCGAAATGTTGCGCTATGATGAAAATTCTGCCGGTGGTCTCATGGCGCGTGAACTGGTACGTGTGAGGGAAACCTGGACGGTGGCAGGCTGCGTGCGCAAAATGCGCGCACAGGCGCAAAATGTGACCCGTGTCCATTCGGTTTATGTGGTAGATCGCAGGGAACATCTTATAGGTAGGCTCTCGCTCAAGGATTTGCTTACGGCAGAAGCCAAATCAAAAATATCTGACATATACATACCCAATGTTGATGCAGTAAACGTGCATGATACCGGTGAGGAAGTCGCCCGGCTCATGCAAAAATACGATCTTGAGGCTGTTCCCGTGATCAATGATATGGGTGTGCTTCTGGGCCGAATCACCATTGATGATATTGTGGATTTTATACGGGATGAAGCAGATAAAGATTATCAGATGGCTGCGGGTATTTCTGAAGATGTGGAGGCAGATGATACTGTGTGGGAACTTACGCGTGCCCGTTTGCCCTGGTTGGTACTGGGCTTAGTGGGAAGTCTTGCTGCCGTTAATATCATGCAGAGCTTTCAGGGGGCGCTTACCGTACACCCAGAACTTTTCTTTTTCACTCCCCTCGTCGCGGCAGTCGCCGGAAATGTGGGCGTACAATCCAGCGCAATTATCGTGCAGGGACTTGCTAATGATAATGTGACCGGAAGCCCCTGGTTGCGCTTAATCAAAGAAATCAGCATTGGCCTCATCAACGGCCTGGCCCTTGGTATTCTGGTTATAGGCTTTGGCGTTATTGTTGGTTTTGGCTGGTTGTTAAGCTGTACCGTAGCGGTCGCCATGCTTTCCGTAATTATCGTGGCCGCACTGGTGGGCACTTTTGTGCCTATCATCCTTCACATGAGAGGTGTGGATCCTGCCATCGCCACTGGTCCATTTATTACAACGAGCAATGACATTTTCGGGATTCTTATTTATTTTTCCCTGGCCAAATTGATTTTGGGCTTTTAA
- a CDS encoding MutS-related protein, translating into MNLILVTALIVVCVLLCTHLLRKKKLSKRYKAIKEGWGRPKETSYLNMLSIRRYFDRRTVVNNVYQVIDDDTCNDLDFDQVFERMDHTSSKIGQQYLYYKLRVVQPKKDLTRFAALSSIFDENVETRTLFQRELSALNKVKDYKLEELTHLNIPKEPKIAMLLYILSIAAFAALGLSFYYPAFSLVLPFIFVVNMIFHYRNKETIGYYIRGLEVFSKAVPVAQFMARNEDIQPFYTDFDFLRPLVSMRNKTRFLSTESKLFNEFMAVSWIVSECIKILFNIEYIAFHRLADRIVKERNNLNKLFEFMGELDVAISCASVRASNTVTCSPVFSSGNSIFYTELTHPLLTECVPNDLDISNKSMLITGSNMSGKTTFIRAAAINALLAQTLHICFAKRYSTPFFKIYSAIRIADDLLNQKSYYLEEVLRIKTLVASSDDSNPCLFVMDELLKGTNTMERVSAGASIISFLNKEQHFVMVATHDMKLTQLLNPRDFELYHFTESIEDSELSFDHKLKNGPLKTRNAIKILEINGYPNEIIKQAQEIESRLSKVIDF; encoded by the coding sequence ATGAACTTAATACTGGTTACAGCGCTTATTGTGGTTTGCGTTCTTTTGTGCACTCATTTGTTGAGAAAGAAAAAGCTATCCAAACGCTATAAAGCAATTAAAGAAGGCTGGGGAAGACCCAAAGAAACGTCCTATCTCAATATGCTGAGCATACGTCGTTATTTTGATCGTAGGACCGTGGTAAATAATGTGTATCAGGTTATAGATGATGATACCTGTAACGATCTGGACTTTGATCAGGTTTTTGAAAGAATGGATCATACTTCCTCAAAAATAGGACAGCAATATTTGTATTATAAACTTCGTGTGGTACAGCCAAAAAAAGATTTAACGCGCTTTGCAGCGTTGAGTTCAATTTTTGATGAAAATGTGGAAACAAGAACCCTTTTTCAGCGAGAACTTTCAGCGTTAAATAAGGTCAAAGACTACAAACTTGAGGAACTGACCCATTTAAATATACCAAAAGAGCCAAAAATAGCAATGCTCCTTTATATCCTTTCCATAGCTGCCTTCGCGGCCTTAGGGCTGAGTTTTTACTATCCTGCATTTAGTTTAGTATTGCCCTTTATTTTTGTGGTTAATATGATTTTTCATTACCGCAATAAAGAAACGATAGGATATTACATACGGGGACTTGAGGTATTTTCAAAAGCGGTGCCTGTAGCCCAATTTATGGCTAGAAATGAAGATATTCAGCCATTTTATACTGATTTTGATTTCTTGCGACCACTTGTCTCTATGCGGAATAAAACTAGATTTCTTAGTACTGAGAGCAAGCTTTTCAATGAATTTATGGCTGTATCCTGGATTGTTTCAGAATGCATCAAGATACTTTTTAACATAGAATATATCGCATTTCATAGATTGGCAGACCGTATCGTCAAAGAGCGAAACAACTTAAATAAACTCTTTGAATTTATGGGGGAACTAGATGTTGCCATCTCCTGCGCATCTGTACGGGCAAGCAATACGGTAACCTGTTCACCTGTTTTTAGTTCAGGGAATAGTATTTTTTATACTGAATTGACCCATCCGCTTTTGACAGAATGTGTGCCTAATGATCTTGATATTTCGAATAAAAGTATGCTTATTACAGGTTCTAATATGTCTGGAAAAACCACGTTTATCAGGGCTGCTGCTATCAATGCATTATTGGCACAAACCCTTCATATTTGCTTTGCGAAAAGGTATTCCACCCCCTTTTTTAAAATATACTCAGCGATACGTATTGCTGACGATCTGCTCAATCAGAAGAGTTATTATCTTGAAGAGGTTCTGCGTATTAAAACCCTTGTGGCATCGTCAGATGATAGTAATCCCTGTCTGTTTGTAATGGACGAACTGCTAAAAGGCACCAATACGATGGAGCGTGTTTCCGCTGGTGCTTCTATTATTTCATTTTTGAATAAAGAACAGCATTTTGTCATGGTCGCCACACATGACATGAAACTTACCCAATTGCTGAATCCCAGGGATTTTGAACTGTATCATTTTACCGAAAGTATAGAAGACAGCGAATTATCCTTTGACCATAAGCTGAAAAACGGACCTTTAAAAACACGAAATGCCATCAAAATCCTGGAAATAAACGGTTATCCCAATGAAATTATTAAACAGGCCCAGGAGATTGAAAGCAGGCTTTCAAAGGTTATTGATTTTTAG
- a CDS encoding GNAT family N-acetyltransferase, which translates to MSYTIRKAEASDMASVLRLVNELAIHENEPDAVEVTVDDLIAHGTGENPDFTCFVADSAEEGIVGIALTYFRFSTWKGKTVHLEDLVVKESKRGEGIGMALYSEVINFAYEHDVRRVEWVVVDDNHGAIGFYEASGAHVMKNWHTVQMHKEGMKKFLKDRGKI; encoded by the coding sequence ATGAGTTATACGATTAGAAAGGCAGAAGCCAGTGACATGGCATCAGTTTTAAGACTCGTCAATGAGCTTGCCATACATGAGAATGAACCAGATGCGGTAGAAGTTACGGTAGATGACCTGATCGCGCATGGTACGGGAGAAAACCCTGATTTTACCTGTTTTGTTGCTGATAGTGCTGAAGAAGGTATCGTGGGTATCGCACTTACGTATTTTAGATTTTCTACCTGGAAGGGAAAAACCGTGCATCTTGAAGATCTTGTGGTTAAAGAGAGCAAGCGTGGAGAAGGTATAGGTATGGCGCTTTATAGCGAGGTGATCAACTTTGCTTACGAGCACGATGTGCGAAGGGTAGAGTGGGTTGTCGTAGATGATAACCATGGGGCAATAGGTTTTTATGAAGCCTCAGGTGCCCATGTGATGAAGAACTGGCACACCGTCCAAATGCATAAAGAAGGAATGAAAAAATTCCTTAAAGATAGAGGTAAGATATAG
- the fbp gene encoding class 1 fructose-bisphosphatase, with amino-acid sequence MSRKNQTLGEFIIENQKEFQYTTGELSRLINSIRLAAKVVSHEVRKAGLVDIIGETGETNIQGETQQKLDILANDMFIKTLTNREIVCGIASEENDEFIPIEDRNGKNKYVVLIDPLDGSSNIDVNVSVGTIFSIYRRVTPPGTPVQQEDFLQPGNQQVAAGYIIYGTSTMLVYTTGYGVNGFTLNPAIGTFYMSHPDMKIPENGNIYSVNEGNYVHFPQGVKDYIKYCQKEEGDRPYTSRYIGSLVSDIHRNILKGGIYIYPTSSIKAQGKLRLLYECNPMAFIVEQAGGSASDGHKRILDIEPSELHERCAFFCGSKNMMETAEDFMKSPLAK; translated from the coding sequence ATGTCCAGAAAAAATCAAACCTTAGGTGAATTTATAATTGAGAACCAAAAGGAATTTCAATACACCACCGGCGAACTTTCCCGACTTATAAACTCGATCAGACTGGCCGCAAAAGTGGTGAGCCATGAAGTGCGTAAAGCAGGTTTGGTGGATATCATTGGTGAAACGGGAGAAACGAATATACAGGGGGAAACCCAGCAAAAACTGGATATTCTGGCAAATGATATGTTTATAAAAACACTAACGAACCGGGAGATTGTTTGTGGTATTGCCAGTGAGGAAAACGATGAATTTATACCTATTGAAGACCGTAACGGCAAAAACAAATACGTGGTTCTCATAGATCCACTGGACGGTTCTTCTAATATTGATGTCAATGTTTCCGTGGGAACTATATTTTCCATTTACAGAAGGGTCACCCCACCGGGAACACCGGTACAGCAAGAGGATTTTCTTCAACCAGGTAATCAACAGGTAGCTGCTGGTTATATCATTTATGGCACGTCCACGATGCTGGTTTATACAACAGGGTATGGCGTTAACGGCTTCACTTTAAACCCGGCAATTGGCACCTTTTACATGTCTCATCCAGATATGAAAATCCCCGAAAATGGTAATATTTATTCCGTTAATGAGGGCAATTATGTGCACTTTCCCCAGGGCGTTAAAGATTACATTAAATATTGTCAAAAGGAGGAAGGCGACCGCCCGTACACGAGTAGGTACATAGGATCACTCGTTTCAGACATTCACCGCAATATTTTAAAGGGCGGCATTTATATTTACCCTACAAGCTCCATAAAAGCGCAGGGCAAACTACGCCTACTTTATGAGTGCAACCCCATGGCATTTATCGTTGAGCAGGCGGGCGGCAGCGCAAGTGACGGCCATAAGCGCATTCTCGATATTGAGCCCAGTGAACTTCATGAACGCTGTGCCTTTTTCTGCGGAAGTAAAAATATGATGGAAACTGCGGAAGATTTTATGAAATCCCCCTTAGCAAAATAG